In Bacteriovorax stolpii, a single genomic region encodes these proteins:
- a CDS encoding NAD(P)-dependent oxidoreductase, with protein MKKWESKLTIKRTSTSPYFSSAFNQTEIESLNPYVDMLPSDSGAATDMLITNTHTNFDLLSGEQVDKLKLVLHPNSGYDNIPVDFVKGSKAPIIIGSTIRAQAVSQYILSALLNHFSPIPQQPFWDVDRKWPRRLISDLKVTLIGYGHIGKILHATLTPIVKELSIYDPFENFTQLNNKNSDVVILACGLNVKSRHIIDKNFLNAIREDALIINAARGELIKTQDLVNFLAANDEAFAVLDVFEKEPADFGVFRNLKNIKHTSHIAGVFKNIDQHTINFEVEVIKNFFELTEFDFKNKYQKMILQNRLKPEIGLI; from the coding sequence ATGAAGAAGTGGGAATCTAAATTAACGATTAAAAGAACAAGTACATCGCCTTACTTCTCGAGCGCCTTTAACCAAACCGAAATCGAATCTTTAAATCCATACGTTGACATGCTCCCGAGTGACTCGGGAGCTGCCACGGATATGCTCATCACTAACACGCATACAAATTTTGATCTTCTCAGTGGCGAGCAAGTCGACAAACTTAAACTTGTCCTGCACCCGAACTCTGGCTATGACAATATCCCGGTGGATTTTGTTAAAGGCTCAAAGGCCCCGATCATTATCGGCAGCACCATCCGTGCCCAGGCCGTCTCGCAATACATCTTAAGCGCCCTTTTAAATCACTTTTCTCCTATTCCTCAGCAACCGTTCTGGGATGTGGATAGAAAATGGCCCAGACGCCTTATTTCGGATTTAAAAGTGACGTTGATTGGTTATGGCCATATCGGAAAGATCTTGCATGCCACCCTGACTCCGATAGTAAAAGAGCTCTCTATTTACGACCCGTTTGAAAACTTCACACAACTCAATAATAAAAACTCTGACGTTGTGATCCTGGCCTGTGGACTCAATGTTAAAAGCCGCCACATCATCGACAAGAATTTCTTGAATGCGATCCGCGAAGACGCTCTTATCATCAATGCTGCCCGCGGAGAACTTATCAAGACTCAGGACCTGGTGAACTTTCTTGCGGCCAATGATGAAGCCTTTGCCGTTTTAGATGTTTTTGAAAAAGAGCCTGCCGACTTTGGCGTTTTTAGAAACTTAAAAAATATTAAACACACTTCACACATTGCTGGTGTTTTTAAAAATATCGACCAACACACAATTAATTTCGAAGTCGAAGTGATTAAAAACTTTTTTGAACTCACAGAATTTGATTTTAAAAACAAATACCAAAAGATGATTCTACAAAACAGGCTCAAGCCTGAAATAGGACTTATATGA
- a CDS encoding arginase family protein: protein MNTPSRAEFLAKTKHYLVPPGEGVFTVHTASDKRENLQRKLFGPDAVKDKRVRELWEKSLETTLPQAKCVIFGIASDAGGGIQRGANWGPLFLRETLINSKDDLRAYDVGDVRVIPHLLHDKYLNDETIKKCRQALYGSEGIALPVSPLSIAYDFAKSFHEQFPAKSMFMIGGDHSVSYPIVRAYLEAKKAQGKKVALVHFDAHTDLLEERLGIDICFGTWTSQVIPFLESPKHLVQIGIRASGKERMHWENKFHHTQIWAKEVFDRGANAVADDIVAQLKKLDVEEIYISFDIDVLDQEYAGATGTPEPGGLSPHEPMLIMQTLFENFKIGGADMVEIAPQVKSSAVKQIEPETTLMVAASLSTFLIQAMGSK, encoded by the coding sequence ATGAATACGCCATCAAGAGCTGAATTCCTTGCCAAAACCAAACACTACCTGGTTCCACCGGGAGAAGGTGTCTTCACAGTTCACACGGCAAGTGACAAAAGAGAAAATCTGCAGAGAAAACTTTTTGGGCCAGATGCCGTTAAAGACAAGCGTGTGCGCGAATTGTGGGAGAAAAGCTTAGAGACAACCCTTCCGCAAGCAAAGTGTGTGATCTTCGGGATTGCTTCTGATGCTGGTGGTGGGATTCAAAGAGGGGCCAACTGGGGTCCACTTTTTCTGCGCGAAACATTGATTAATTCAAAAGATGATTTAAGGGCCTATGATGTGGGAGACGTTCGTGTCATCCCTCACCTGCTTCACGATAAATACCTAAACGATGAGACAATAAAAAAATGCCGTCAGGCGCTTTATGGAAGCGAGGGTATTGCCCTTCCGGTTTCTCCCCTTTCTATCGCTTATGATTTTGCTAAAAGCTTTCACGAGCAGTTTCCTGCGAAATCAATGTTTATGATTGGTGGCGACCACTCGGTTAGTTACCCGATCGTGCGCGCTTATCTTGAAGCCAAGAAAGCTCAAGGGAAAAAAGTGGCACTGGTTCACTTTGATGCCCACACTGATCTTTTAGAAGAAAGGCTGGGAATTGATATTTGTTTCGGCACATGGACTTCACAAGTGATTCCTTTCCTTGAATCACCAAAGCACTTAGTGCAGATTGGAATTAGGGCCTCAGGAAAAGAGCGCATGCACTGGGAGAATAAATTCCACCATACGCAAATCTGGGCCAAAGAAGTTTTTGACCGTGGAGCTAATGCTGTGGCCGACGACATCGTCGCCCAATTAAAAAAATTAGACGTTGAAGAAATCTATATCAGTTTTGATATCGACGTTCTCGACCAGGAATACGCCGGCGCAACAGGCACACCGGAGCCAGGTGGACTTTCTCCACACGAACCAATGCTCATCATGCAGACACTTTTTGAAAACTTCAAAATTGGTGGAGCTGATATGGTGGAGATTGCCCCTCAAGTGAAGTCTTCAGCAGTTAAACAAATTGAACCGGAAACCACTTTAATGGTGGCCGCTTCTCTTTCGACATTTTTAATTCAGGCAATGGGAAGCAAGTAA
- the aat gene encoding leucyl/phenylalanyl-tRNA--protein transferase: MAIAQFPPVDSADEHGLLALGGDLELESLLLAYSKGIFPWPISSEYPLAWFSPDPRGILAFEKMHMSKSLRKFLRKSPYEVKFNTNFEAVIMNCAQVPRSDNQGTWITQDIINAYINLFKNGFAYSVETYLDERLVGGIYGVCINKFYSGESMFHTEDNASKVALISLLYQLHQQGIGWIDTQMVTPVVESLGGVSIPRETYLKMLHKSLYS; encoded by the coding sequence ATGGCGATTGCGCAATTTCCTCCAGTCGATTCGGCCGATGAGCATGGCCTGCTTGCTTTAGGCGGAGACCTGGAGCTTGAATCACTTCTACTTGCTTACTCGAAGGGGATTTTCCCCTGGCCGATTTCGAGCGAATATCCCCTAGCTTGGTTTTCTCCTGACCCGCGTGGGATTTTAGCTTTTGAAAAAATGCACATGAGCAAAAGTCTCAGAAAGTTTCTTAGAAAGAGCCCCTATGAGGTAAAGTTTAACACTAACTTTGAGGCCGTTATCATGAACTGTGCCCAAGTCCCTCGTTCAGACAACCAGGGCACATGGATCACTCAGGACATTATTAATGCCTATATTAACCTGTTTAAAAATGGGTTTGCCTATTCTGTTGAGACCTACCTTGATGAGCGCCTGGTAGGCGGAATTTACGGGGTTTGTATCAATAAATTCTATTCCGGCGAGAGTATGTTCCATACCGAAGATAACGCCTCTAAAGTGGCGCTTATTTCGCTTTTATACCAGCTTCATCAACAAGGGATCGGATGGATCGACACTCAGATGGTCACCCCGGTGGTCGAGAGTTTGGGCGGGGTCTCTATCCCGCGAGAGACCTATTTGAAAATGCTTCATAAGTCGTTATATTCATAG
- a CDS encoding YiiX/YebB-like N1pC/P60 family cysteine hydrolase, whose translation MKTLFFTFFVAAQAFTTLFAAEDLCQEKLREHMEIVTSSDDYFKSLRDHSDTISSYEITQLQKLLTKRYSSLLNFQSYYLGAMARCKPLALSNAVSIYDFSTIRELLINDTNLRRVVKGLTKFDGFQLEDFLNDYKKYNSNEFISGVLNEVASDEVDLPQNVKSIHLYQKQYDPNMYRISDKAIQGTTAVVAGVARLWGFISDHMKWRQGRLNNNEEAKSLLRSKLRPFDLIYEKRTFVLSNYTIPGHWGHVGVWLGTKEELIELGVWDQEYFAFLRKQVEAGNQIMEIRKPGLGFQSLDTFINLDEIAVTRVLGVSERAATVFQDLIAQAGKAYDFKFDARTADKITCAELITFSYGDIKWHETKTLFQLSLRPDDLALLSVTNPEQSEFVLYLKGNKRGDTFQNLDKDEWTKLFKLKKELTPEELEEEARLAREKEEAKKLEELYRGA comes from the coding sequence ATGAAAACACTATTTTTTACATTTTTTGTGGCGGCCCAGGCCTTTACGACTCTTTTTGCAGCTGAGGATCTGTGTCAGGAAAAACTCAGAGAGCATATGGAGATTGTCACTTCATCCGATGATTATTTTAAATCTCTCAGAGACCATTCGGATACGATCTCTTCTTATGAGATCACTCAGTTACAAAAACTCTTAACCAAGAGATACTCAAGCTTATTAAATTTTCAATCATATTACCTTGGTGCCATGGCCAGATGTAAACCTCTCGCCTTGAGCAATGCTGTATCCATTTATGATTTTTCTACCATCAGAGAGCTCCTTATTAATGACACTAATTTAAGACGTGTTGTTAAAGGCCTTACAAAATTTGATGGCTTTCAATTAGAAGATTTTTTAAATGATTATAAAAAATATAATTCCAACGAATTTATCTCAGGCGTTTTAAATGAGGTCGCATCCGATGAAGTTGATCTTCCTCAAAACGTAAAATCTATTCATCTTTATCAAAAACAATACGACCCAAATATGTACCGCATTTCAGATAAGGCCATCCAGGGCACGACTGCTGTTGTGGCAGGAGTGGCACGCTTGTGGGGATTCATCTCTGACCATATGAAATGGAGACAGGGCCGTTTGAATAACAATGAAGAGGCCAAGAGTCTTCTGCGCTCGAAGCTAAGACCATTTGATTTGATTTATGAAAAAAGAACTTTCGTTCTTTCAAACTACACGATCCCGGGACACTGGGGACACGTGGGAGTGTGGCTTGGAACAAAAGAAGAACTCATTGAACTTGGAGTTTGGGATCAGGAGTACTTTGCTTTTTTAAGAAAGCAAGTTGAAGCAGGAAATCAGATCATGGAAATTAGAAAGCCTGGTTTGGGTTTCCAGAGTCTTGATACCTTTATCAACCTGGACGAAATCGCTGTGACTCGCGTTCTCGGTGTTTCTGAGCGCGCGGCCACCGTGTTCCAGGATCTCATTGCTCAGGCAGGAAAGGCCTATGACTTTAAATTTGATGCCAGAACAGCAGATAAAATCACGTGTGCCGAACTCATTACTTTTAGCTACGGTGATATCAAATGGCATGAAACAAAAACACTTTTCCAGCTAAGCCTTCGTCCTGATGACCTGGCCCTTCTGTCTGTGACGAACCCGGAACAATCTGAGTTTGTATTGTACTTAAAAGGAAATAAAAGAGGTGACACTTTCCAAAATCTGGATAAAGACGAATGGACTAAATTATTTAAGCTCAAAAAAGAACTGACTCCAGAGGAGCTTGAAGAAGAGGCACGTCTGGCCCGCGAAAAAGAAGAAGCAAAAAAACTCGAGGAACTTTATAGAGGAGCGTAG
- a CDS encoding NuoI/complex I 23 kDa subunit family protein, whose amino-acid sequence MIINSDLYKAHGYIKGTVLGLKITIIKLVKALFGIDKVMTLNYPEEKYFYSDRFKGKHVLTVKEDGTLRCTSCMLCSTYCPAQCIHIVAADDSDKEVEKAPVSFEIEMLRCVFCGFCEEACPVDAIRLSSEYEMAGHAEKEWVADQYELAFRKSLNGGRGIQSTVDDKDRLKLRL is encoded by the coding sequence ATGATCATCAACTCTGATCTATACAAAGCACACGGTTATATCAAAGGGACAGTCCTTGGACTAAAGATCACAATCATTAAGCTTGTGAAGGCCCTATTCGGTATTGATAAAGTTATGACTTTAAACTATCCGGAAGAGAAGTATTTCTATTCTGATCGTTTCAAAGGAAAGCACGTCCTGACAGTAAAGGAAGACGGAACACTAAGATGTACATCTTGTATGCTTTGTTCAACTTACTGCCCAGCTCAGTGTATCCACATCGTGGCAGCTGATGACTCTGATAAAGAAGTAGAGAAGGCACCAGTTTCTTTTGAAATTGAGATGCTTCGTTGTGTATTCTGCGGTTTCTGTGAAGAAGCTTGTCCGGTAGATGCTATCCGCTTATCGAGCGAATATGAAATGGCCGGCCACGCAGAGAAAGAATGGGTTGCTGACCAGTACGAACTAGCGTTTAGAAAATCTCTAAATGGTGGGCGTGGGATTCAGTCGACAGTTGATGATAAAGACAGATTAAAACTTCGTTTATAG